The DNA sequence aaatatataaaatttatggtaattgaataattaagagggatttttttaactaaaaaaatatttatggatttatgtgaagttttttttctaggtcagcgtaaaaattttttaattcttcttctttttcattaaatgttGCATCAACTTTACGACACTTATCACTCATATCATTGATAAACTTTTTCCATTCTTCTTTACGTATTTCTCTGTTTTCAGCCAACTTATTAtcctaaaattaaattcaaataagttatttttattttaataaaaattgtaattaattattaatcagtttttaaaaattaaaagaaattaaattaaaatttagttataactgtaaatttaatttcttctgcTCTTAATCGCTAAAAAGAATTATGAAAAGAcacaaattcaaatcaaacgcttctgaataatataaaatttaaataatggaattttattttacataaaattttattcaatttattagtatttattagaaaaattattattttcaaaataataaacagaaaaattttgaaaaatatttttttatattaatattaaatgtgtCACAAGTGAcgacaaatattaaatttcaaataatggTAAAGTTAGGCATctaagtgattttttaattgaaattaatttcaaaacgGAAAAAAGAAGATAAATTTCCTATGACTCCTAGGACCAACATCTGTaagtcattaatttaaataaatttaactttgagGTAAAAGAAATTTGTCTTGTTCTTTTAAATAGGATCTCTATAACATCTTAAAGTTATCTCTGTGCTACTTGAGATAATACTTacactattaaatttattttctctttgtaTTATCCTCTCGCACATAGTCAGTGCTACATCAGTATTAGCTTTTAAACTTGGTAAATGACAATCCCCAAGTTGTTCAGCTctatcaatttgattttgttCAAGTTCCGTAGAgtattctaatattttaaataatctctCTACTTCCCTATCACCCCGCCTTTCCTAAATAACAGTAATTagattatcaaaataatatacttgattaataaaataaatttaagtaaaaaatataataaattacctcAAATTCACGtacaaaatatgataattCACCTTGTATAAACGGACGATGATCAAATAGCCTGCTCCAAATTTCACCAATGTCTACACAAGTATTCACaagtgtaattaattaaaataatagttaaattaaattatttaatacatctatttatttattttgttcattgcttaaatattaaaaaaatatatatatgttaataaataattgttaatatttttaatactttatttttaaagtaaattaattttatctcgCACCTTTTATCACTGACGCCATGTTTTAAGTTGACGGTAAAGTTCATTCAAGTAAACCGTCAACAAAATCATATgatttctcatatatttaataatatatatctattctatttcattattttaatagtcTTCGAGTATTTTCGGTGCCGATCCCTATTCATTTAAACTGAATTTCTAAACACTgaagtattcaaattttaaattttgaataataaatttttaaattaaatttaattacaaattttgttcttataaatttatttatgattatatttaataatcaacaattgcatttataaatagaaaaaagcatgcgcagaataaaaaaaaaatgagtgtgaatgtagcagacatgaaatttataaattttgaataaataaattaaaataatgaaattttaaaaaatgcgagtactgaatttttgttgatttaaaaatacgcgtctttctaatttttatcctacttgaattttttttatttattcaaaattttaagaatttccCACTTGCCAGTTACTTCAcactcataataaaaaataatactgaatttagctgacgtctaataatttttgaatttttttaaaaacgacaaattataaaaaagaaatattttaaaaaattgcactcatagtttttttaattttctacatgtgcatattttttttttttttttttttttttctcttataaacaatttgttgaaaaaaaatttgaaaattttctttgtctgctaacttcagagTCATGAACGACAATACGCGAAGATTTGAAAAagcaattttacaaaaataaactatagaaaatatatcaatataacctaaaatttaaattaaattttatcacatGACAGTTCTTTACaaactatcattattattaattatttaaaatactttcaaaatatataattatagatagtatttcttttataattatttacgcggtttatttatacaaaaagtattttaaaaaatggggtTTCGCTGTATTGTTTCAAATTGTAGAGCAAGATACAAAAAAGAGAgttcattatcattttatcAGTACGTATTGcacttgtttttttattatttttataattaataatcaaaacaatataatttaattaattgttggttgattatatttttttcttagacttcctaaagatgaaaaaatgaaGGACAGATGGTTTTCAATTCTTAAACTGGATCaaactaatttaaaactaacaaCTGTTGCTCGTATTTGTTCAAGACATTTCACTGATGATTCTTTTATTCCACGTCATTTTGGCAGAGGTAGATCATTACGAGCTGATGCTGTCCCAACTCTTTATGTTGGTGATAACAATGACAATAAagttgttagaaaaaaaaaaaaatttacttcacCGAATATTATTTCTGTACGAAGGCAACCAAACATCATTTCTGCACATCAACAGGCAAACGATTGCAATGAGTAAATAcaaagttcattatttttatttatttgtatagtattaattgatatctccaatatatttataagaattttcttctttttaagGACACATTCAGATGCTGAAGATAATCCGTCGATAATAATCTCCGAGCCGAATGATTCAGAAAATGATTCGAGATGTACGCGAGAATTGATTCCTGATTCCGTAATTATATCTGCCGTTGATTCAACagattcgaaaaatttacCTCGTAGACGTAAATATTTTGAAGgtgattttaatattgatgATATGAATTCACCAAAAAAAGcacgattttattttcaacaagcGAGAAATCGGATTTCTCTGCTTCAAACGCAACTTCAGTTGATGAAGAAAAGAGCCAAGCAgttgaatgataaaaattttaaattagttatgttaatagaaaatttgaaaacaaataacGAACTtccggtaatttttttttactctttaatattaattagtcattagtatgtaattatgtatttacactgtaaaaaattagcggagtaAATCCGAAGcgtatgattatttatttacttgattcgctcggagtgaaattcactcctaaAAGGAGTTTATTCGAGTGAAttcgaattcaaataaaatcagtatcactccgaattcacttccaattttttaaagtgtaaTATTTAGTTGTAAGGTAAAAGATCTAGTACCTGATGAGTACTAAGATCTAGTACTCGATATAGTATCTGCtctagtactcgatcacttCACTAATTTtcatatctatatttagttaaatttagtaaatacaaatatacaaatacatgaatgATCGAGTACTAATTCCTGGATCGAGTACTGGGTTTCTTACCgtacagaaatttattatttatattttttaagatgGAAGTACATACAAAAcaagataataaaaacactAATACATCGCTGAGCGAAGACTGTGAAaaggtaataaataataatcaaggtattgaaaatacaatatttcGATACGTATCCATCAATTCAGATGATAATGAATCAACACCATTATCtgtttatgataataatgacaatgaacaagaaaatatgaataaaatattcagaTACGTCGCTGCTAATAGTGTCGACGACGATCAATCGCCATGCAGTATCGAACAGGAGGctaaaaatgtaatatatcGATACATTTTTAGTGATTCAGATCATGATTACTGTCCTTGATAATTCAAGTTTATTAATAGAAAgttataaactttaaatacgATTTAATCGTGACTAATTGATTACTGTACATACTGGTAACCAAATTACctagatattaaaataatttttatttatatggagaagataaacatttttggtgttttaaaaataaaatacaagatttttttatgatgcATCATC is a window from the Microplitis demolitor isolate Queensland-Clemson2020A chromosome 4, iyMicDemo2.1a, whole genome shotgun sequence genome containing:
- the LOC103568225 gene encoding biogenesis of lysosome-related organelles complex 1 subunit 5, with amino-acid sequence MASVIKDIGEIWSRLFDHRPFIQGELSYFVREFEERRGDREVERLFKILEYSTELEQNQIDRAEQLGDCHLPSLKANTDVALTMCERIIQRENKFNSDNKLAENREIRKEEWKKFINDMSDKCRKVDATFNEKEEELKNFYADLEKKLHINP
- the LOC103568224 gene encoding THAP domain-containing protein 1-like; the protein is MGFRCIVSNCRARYKKESSLSFYQLPKDEKMKDRWFSILKLDQTNLKLTTVARICSRHFTDDSFIPRHFGRGRSLRADAVPTLYVGDNNDNKVVRKKKKFTSPNIISVRRQPNIISAHQQANDCNETHSDAEDNPSIIISEPNDSENDSRCTRELIPDSVIISAVDSTDSKNLPRRRKYFEGDFNIDDMNSPKKARFYFQQARNRISLLQTQLQLMKKRAKQLNDKNFKLVMLIENLKTNNELPMEVHTKQDNKNTNTSLSEDCEKVINNNQGIENTIFRYVSINSDDNESTPLSVYDNNDNEQENMNKIFRYVAANSVDDDQSPCSIEQEAKNVIYRYIFSDSDHDYCP